From the genome of Geminocystis herdmanii PCC 6308, one region includes:
- a CDS encoding TPM domain-containing protein, translating into MIQNPLFNKITIIFVVGLISLSTWFFSPYSSANAVNNPELLPSEVTPVVDLANYLPDLQEEALITEIEDFEQQTGWKLRVLTQYERSPGRAVIKFWDLDDKSVLLVADGRGGNILAFSVGDNVYDLLPRTFWIELQNRFGNMYYVREHGENNSIVEALTTVKGCLADGGCLVVPGLPQEQWILTLITSIVGGVIFGLAALPRKPGQVFAWQWVLIISPLWGILFFAFGMGPVVTRTSEWLPLFRNVIGFVLGALVAYLSPLINAQASSET; encoded by the coding sequence ATGATACAAAACCCTTTATTCAATAAAATTACTATCATCTTTGTTGTTGGTTTAATCTCTCTCTCTACATGGTTTTTCTCGCCCTACAGTAGTGCCAATGCGGTTAACAATCCTGAGTTGTTACCCTCCGAAGTTACTCCTGTGGTGGATTTAGCTAATTATTTGCCTGATTTACAAGAAGAAGCCTTAATTACAGAAATTGAGGATTTTGAGCAACAAACAGGATGGAAATTAAGGGTTTTGACTCAGTATGAGCGATCTCCGGGGCGCGCAGTAATTAAGTTTTGGGATTTAGATGATAAAAGTGTTCTTTTAGTAGCCGATGGTAGAGGTGGAAATATACTTGCTTTTAGTGTGGGAGACAATGTTTATGATTTATTACCCCGTACTTTTTGGATTGAATTACAAAATCGTTTTGGCAATATGTATTATGTAAGAGAACATGGGGAAAATAATTCGATCGTGGAAGCGTTAACTACTGTGAAGGGTTGTTTAGCTGATGGTGGTTGTTTAGTCGTACCCGGATTACCTCAAGAACAATGGATTTTAACTTTAATTACATCTATAGTAGGAGGAGTAATTTTTGGTTTAGCTGCCCTTCCCCGCAAACCCGGACAAGTTTTTGCTTGGCAATGGGTGTTAATTATTTCGCCTCTATGGGGAATTTTGTTTTTTGCCTTCGGCATGGGACCTGTTGTCACCCGTACTTCAGAATGGTTGCCTTTATTTCGTAATGTAATTGGTTTTGTTTTAGGTGCTTTAGTGGCTTATCTTTCACCTCTAATTAATGCTCAGGCATCTTCTGAAACCTAA
- the pstS gene encoding phosphate ABC transporter substrate-binding protein PstS, producing the protein MTDFNIRRRDFLYGLAGLSGSVIASQLPFESASAQAVRINGAGASFPAPLFQRWFVEYNKINKNTQVNYQSVGSGAGIKQFMGNTVDFGASDVAMKDDEIAKVSRGVVLLPVTAGMVVLAFNNKDVTTIKLTRQQLADIFLGKITNWNQIGSPKSKPIRVIYRSDGSGTTGVFTKHLAAVNPEWKSKVGEGTTVQWPTGVGAKGNEGVTATIMQTDGAIGYIEFGFAKKNNLKTAQLQNKAGKFVPATLQNGAVSLSQIQLPANLRAFAPDPSGERAYPIVSFSWIMAYKKYPNANIVAPLKQVLTWCASKTGGQKFSTDLGYIPLPDNVIQRVTAAINTIS; encoded by the coding sequence ATGACTGACTTTAACATTAGAAGACGGGATTTTTTATACGGATTAGCAGGTTTGTCGGGTAGTGTTATCGCTAGTCAACTCCCCTTTGAGTCTGCTTCTGCTCAAGCCGTGAGAATTAATGGTGCTGGTGCTAGTTTTCCGGCTCCTTTATTTCAACGTTGGTTTGTAGAGTACAACAAAATTAATAAAAATACCCAAGTTAACTATCAATCCGTTGGTAGTGGTGCGGGAATTAAACAATTTATGGGCAATACCGTGGACTTTGGTGCTAGTGATGTAGCCATGAAAGATGACGAGATTGCGAAGGTTTCCCGTGGGGTTGTGCTTTTACCTGTCACCGCTGGAATGGTAGTTTTGGCTTTTAATAATAAAGATGTCACTACGATTAAACTGACTCGTCAACAATTAGCAGATATTTTCTTAGGTAAAATTACTAATTGGAATCAAATAGGTTCACCGAAAAGTAAGCCTATTCGAGTGATTTATCGTTCTGATGGGTCTGGGACTACTGGAGTATTCACAAAACATCTAGCCGCCGTTAACCCTGAGTGGAAAAGTAAAGTAGGGGAAGGAACTACAGTTCAGTGGCCTACGGGGGTTGGTGCAAAAGGTAATGAAGGGGTGACTGCTACCATTATGCAGACTGATGGCGCCATCGGCTATATTGAATTTGGTTTTGCCAAAAAAAATAATTTAAAAACTGCTCAATTGCAAAATAAAGCTGGAAAATTTGTTCCTGCTACCCTACAAAATGGTGCGGTATCTTTATCTCAAATTCAGTTACCTGCTAATTTACGAGCTTTTGCACCAGACCCCAGTGGAGAAAGAGCCTATCCCATTGTATCCTTTAGTTGGATTATGGCTTATAAAAAATATCCTAACGCCAACATTGTTGCACCCTTAAAACAAGTATTAACTTGGTGTGCCAGTAAAACGGGGGGACAAAAATTTAGTACTGATTTAGGTTATATTCCTTTACCTGATAACGTTATTCAAAGGGTGACGGCTGCCATAAACACTATTAGTTAA
- a CDS encoding DUF2079 domain-containing protein has protein sequence MLIFLSRFNTVKYYIIISFFILLLSSSIRHILFNSHGFDLGIFDNGIYLISQGKNPYVSFRSLHILGDHGAWILYLIAPFYFILPSIYWLFIIQAFTLSIALIPIWHLAKLMNLTDGKAKTICLIYLLYPLIFNVNLFDFHPEVIAIPLFFTALLSVKLEQIYGFIGSIIFILGCKAVLALNIVMMGIWLIWFEGKKIYGSIAIFSGVFWFIIATQLIIPAFSGEEAAAVSRYSFLGDSVGEIALNLILKPQIILSYLFTGANLEYLFLLFIPVIPVLAWQELTALIPAIPTLFLNLLTDYQPQKDLVHQYSLPIIPFLIIAIIASLANHKTWFNSSLKIRIWSLIAFLALAKYLYFFPNNLYLKNIHTWRSSNEAINLIKKEGSVLTAPQFAPHLTHREIIGLAIDNINYDLIDRYDYILLNLDNPTGYISQEEIQKLIEFLKSKNNFNLTYEKDQIFLFTKIN, from the coding sequence ATGTTGATTTTTCTAAGTAGATTTAATACCGTCAAATATTATATTATTATTAGTTTTTTCATTTTATTATTATCTAGCAGTATTCGTCATATTTTATTTAATTCTCATGGTTTTGATTTAGGTATTTTTGATAATGGCATTTACTTAATTTCTCAAGGAAAAAATCCTTATGTTAGTTTTCGATCGTTACATATTTTAGGGGATCATGGTGCATGGATTTTATATTTAATTGCACCTTTTTATTTTATTTTACCTTCGATTTATTGGTTATTTATTATACAGGCTTTTACTTTATCGATCGCGCTTATACCTATCTGGCATCTAGCAAAATTAATGAATTTAACTGATGGAAAAGCGAAAACTATTTGTTTAATTTATCTGTTATATCCCCTTATATTTAATGTTAATTTATTTGATTTTCACCCTGAAGTAATCGCCATACCTCTATTTTTTACGGCTCTTTTATCGGTGAAATTAGAGCAGATTTATGGGTTTATTGGTTCAATTATTTTCATCTTAGGATGTAAAGCCGTATTAGCTTTAAATATCGTCATGATGGGTATCTGGTTAATCTGGTTTGAGGGTAAAAAAATCTATGGTTCGATCGCAATTTTTAGCGGTGTTTTTTGGTTTATTATTGCTACTCAATTAATTATTCCAGCCTTCAGTGGAGAAGAAGCCGCTGCCGTCAGTAGATATAGTTTTTTAGGGGATTCTGTGGGAGAAATTGCCCTTAATTTAATCTTAAAACCGCAGATTATTTTATCTTATTTATTTACTGGAGCAAATCTTGAATATTTATTTTTATTATTTATTCCTGTTATTCCAGTGTTGGCATGGCAAGAATTAACAGCTTTAATTCCTGCTATTCCTACTTTATTTCTCAATTTATTGACAGATTATCAACCCCAAAAAGATTTAGTTCATCAATATTCTTTACCAATAATTCCTTTTTTAATTATCGCTATAATTGCTAGTTTAGCGAATCATAAAACTTGGTTTAATTCTAGCCTGAAAATTAGAATTTGGTCTTTAATTGCTTTTCTGGCATTAGCAAAATATTTATACTTTTTTCCTAATAATTTATATCTGAAAAATATCCATACATGGCGATCGAGCAATGAAGCGATTAATCTCATTAAAAAAGAAGGTTCGGTATTAACTGCTCCTCAATTTGCCCCTCATTTAACCCATAGAGAAATTATTGGTTTAGCTATTGATAATATTAACTATGATTTGATCGATCGTTATGATTATATTTTACTTAATTTAGACAATCCCACAGGTTATATTTCTCAAGAAGAAATACAAAAATTAATTGAGTTTTTGAAAAGTAAAAATAACTTTAATTTAACCTATGAAAAAGACCAAATATTTTTATTTACTAAAATTAATTAG
- a CDS encoding fatty acid desaturase: protein MMGNYFGLVIALVIITLWILTVVTYQINDLTKLNYLVILLLILWQTFLNTGLFIIAHDAMHDLIFPSNHQVNDSIGQISLILYAFLAYENLKEKHLLHHRFSGTNLDPDFHNQDNYTFLSWYIEFMTKYLSLKHLLRLSVLVLSIVYYCKVTWLHLLLFWALPLILSSLQLFFFGTFLPHRHGSKGKNDISSIQSLHLPFFWSLITCYHFSYHQEHHQYPFVPWWQLPFVDSYIKSKN, encoded by the coding sequence ATGATGGGTAATTACTTTGGTTTGGTGATAGCTTTGGTAATTATTACCCTGTGGATTTTAACGGTTGTTACCTATCAGATTAACGATTTAACTAAACTTAATTATCTGGTTATTTTACTATTAATTCTATGGCAAACTTTTTTAAATACAGGATTATTTATTATTGCCCATGATGCCATGCACGATCTTATTTTCCCTTCAAATCATCAGGTTAACGATTCGATCGGACAAATTTCTTTAATATTATATGCTTTTTTAGCCTATGAAAATTTAAAAGAAAAACACTTATTACATCATCGTTTTTCGGGAACAAATCTTGATCCAGATTTCCATAATCAGGATAATTATACTTTTTTAAGTTGGTATATAGAGTTTATGACAAAGTATCTCAGTCTTAAACATCTATTGCGTTTATCCGTACTTGTGCTATCGATCGTTTATTATTGTAAAGTTACTTGGCTTCATTTATTGCTTTTTTGGGCATTACCATTAATTTTAAGTTCATTACAATTATTCTTCTTTGGTACTTTTTTACCTCATCGTCATGGTAGCAAGGGGAAAAATGATATATCATCGATACAAAGTCTTCATTTACCTTTTTTTTGGTCATTAATTACCTGTTATCATTTTAGTTATCATCAAGAACATCATCAATATCCTTTTGTGCCTTGGTGGCAATTACCTTTTGTTGATAGTTACATTAAATCAAAAAATTAA
- a CDS encoding CBS domain-containing protein produces the protein MNKTVAEVMTPNPITVTPQTPLKEAISILVENKISGLPVINETGNLLGIISETDLMWQETGVEPPPYIMILDSIIYLQNLNRYEKEIHKALGQTVGEVMNDKIITIEPTESVKKAAQLLHDKPVRRLPVVNDDGKIIGIITQGDILRAMAMD, from the coding sequence ATGAATAAAACTGTTGCTGAGGTGATGACACCTAATCCTATTACTGTTACACCTCAAACTCCTTTAAAAGAAGCTATTAGTATTTTAGTTGAAAATAAAATCAGTGGATTACCTGTTATTAATGAAACAGGAAACTTGCTGGGGATAATTTCTGAAACTGATTTAATGTGGCAAGAAACAGGAGTTGAACCACCACCTTATATCATGATTTTAGATAGCATTATTTATTTACAAAATTTGAATCGTTACGAAAAAGAGATACATAAAGCATTAGGGCAAACCGTAGGAGAGGTGATGAATGATAAAATAATCACGATCGAACCTACTGAATCAGTGAAAAAAGCGGCTCAATTACTCCATGATAAACCAGTGCGCCGTCTTCCTGTGGTCAATGATGATGGCAAAATAATCGGTATTATAACTCAAGGTGATATTCTCCGAGCTATGGCAATGGATTAA
- a CDS encoding TIGR01548 family HAD-type hydrolase gives MKSIVIFDIDGVIRDVTNSYRRALADTVEHFTNNFYRPTMEDIDNLKAEGIWNNDWECSQELIYRYYESQGKLRSEISYTYPEIVNFFQRLYRGSQLDQPETWEGYITTEPLLVDRAYFDTLTNNNLAWGFFSGATKGSAEYILKHRLGLENPILVAMEDAPGKPDPTGLFLALELIEQKFSLPELLPVVYLGDTVADITTITNAKNIKPQRQWSSIGVLPPHVQNDEILRQNYTNQLLKVGADRVVTKVTDFVNL, from the coding sequence ATGAAATCGATCGTTATTTTTGATATAGACGGAGTAATTCGAGATGTAACCAATTCTTATCGTAGAGCATTAGCGGATACTGTAGAACATTTTACCAATAATTTTTATCGTCCGACTATGGAAGATATAGATAATCTGAAAGCAGAAGGTATCTGGAATAATGATTGGGAATGCTCTCAAGAATTGATTTATCGTTACTATGAAAGTCAAGGTAAGTTAAGAAGCGAAATTAGTTATACTTATCCAGAAATTGTTAATTTTTTTCAACGACTTTATCGGGGTAGTCAGCTTGATCAACCTGAAACATGGGAAGGTTATATTACTACTGAGCCTTTATTGGTCGATCGAGCCTATTTCGACACTTTAACAAATAATAACTTAGCATGGGGTTTTTTTAGTGGTGCAACGAAAGGTTCAGCCGAATATATCTTAAAACACCGTTTAGGGTTAGAGAATCCGATTTTAGTGGCAATGGAAGACGCACCGGGAAAACCTGATCCTACGGGGTTATTTTTAGCCCTAGAATTAATAGAACAAAAATTCTCCTTACCTGAATTATTACCAGTAGTATATTTAGGGGATACCGTTGCGGATATAACCACGATTACCAATGCTAAAAACATTAAACCTCAAAGACAGTGGAGTTCGATCGGAGTTTTACCCCCCCATGTGCAAAATGATGAAATTCTCCGTCAAAACTATACGAATCAATTATTGAAAGTCGGAGCTGATCGGGTTGTTACAAAAGTAACAGACTTTGTTAATCTTTAA
- a CDS encoding citrate synthase, with translation MTQPACQYQPGLEGIPVAQSSISFVDGKNGILEYRGINIEELAQKSTFLETAYLLIWGKLPTKEELATFQDEVTRHRRIKYHIRDMMKCFPESGHPMDALQTSAAALGLFYSRRALAKEEYIRDAVIRLLAKIPTMVAAFAQMRNGNDPIKPSEHLNYSANFLYMLTEKEPEPLEARIFDVCLMLHAEHTMNASTFSAMVTASTLTDPYAVVASAVGTLAGPLHGGANEEVLTMLEQIGTIENVRPYIEDCIKHKKKIMGFGHRVYKVKDPRAKILQQLAERLFELTGYDDYYEIALEVEKVVGEYLGEKGIYANVDFYSGLVYRKLGIKSDLFTPMFAISRVAGWLAHWKEQLAVNRIFRPTQVYIGEHNQVYIPIEERS, from the coding sequence ATGACACAACCCGCCTGTCAATATCAACCCGGTTTAGAAGGAATCCCCGTCGCCCAATCCAGCATTAGTTTTGTCGATGGTAAAAACGGGATTTTAGAATATCGAGGTATAAATATTGAAGAATTAGCCCAAAAAAGTACATTTTTAGAAACAGCTTACTTATTAATTTGGGGTAAATTACCCACCAAAGAAGAATTAGCCACCTTTCAAGATGAAGTCACTCGTCATAGACGCATTAAATATCATATTCGAGATATGATGAAATGTTTTCCTGAAAGTGGACATCCTATGGATGCACTACAAACATCCGCCGCAGCTTTAGGGTTATTTTATTCTCGTCGTGCCTTAGCCAAAGAAGAATATATTAGAGATGCAGTCATTAGATTATTAGCGAAAATTCCCACCATGGTGGCGGCATTCGCTCAAATGCGCAACGGAAATGATCCCATTAAACCCAGCGAACATTTAAACTATTCTGCTAATTTTCTTTATATGTTAACGGAAAAAGAGCCTGAGCCTTTAGAAGCAAGAATTTTTGATGTATGTTTAATGCTTCATGCTGAACATACTATGAATGCTTCTACTTTTTCCGCTATGGTGACAGCATCTACTTTAACTGATCCTTATGCCGTAGTTGCTTCAGCTGTAGGTACATTAGCCGGTCCTTTACATGGTGGCGCGAATGAGGAAGTTTTGACCATGTTGGAGCAAATCGGTACGATCGAGAATGTTCGCCCTTATATTGAAGATTGTATTAAACATAAAAAGAAAATTATGGGTTTTGGTCATCGGGTGTATAAAGTAAAAGACCCCCGTGCTAAAATATTACAACAGTTAGCAGAGCGTCTATTTGAACTAACGGGCTATGATGATTACTATGAGATTGCTTTAGAAGTGGAAAAAGTTGTCGGGGAATATTTAGGGGAGAAAGGTATTTATGCTAACGTGGACTTTTATTCTGGTTTAGTCTATCGTAAGCTAGGTATTAAGTCTGATTTATTTACTCCGATGTTCGCCATTTCTAGGGTTGCTGGTTGGTTAGCGCATTGGAAGGAACAATTAGCAGTTAATCGTATTTTCCGCCCTACTCAAGTTTATATAGGTGAACATAATCAAGTATATATTCCGATCGAAGAAAGAAGCTAG
- the wecB gene encoding non-hydrolyzing UDP-N-acetylglucosamine 2-epimerase: MKKTVCITLGTRPEAIKLAPVIKCFQEAEDFDTKVILTGQHREMVSQVMKLFNLSATVDLDIMQKQQSLSDITCRSLQGLEKIFTEIKPDLVISQGDTTTAFSASLASFYQQIPVGHVEAGLRTDNIYNPFPEEANRRLISQITQLHFAPTTLAVENLKKSGVTGEINLTGNTVIDALLSVAQKNPRCDVEGLDWEKYRVLLVTVHRRENWGEPLKDIIAGLKLILAQFPDTAILLPLHRNPIVREPLQKELGSHDRVFLTDPLDYEELVGAIQRSYLLLTDSGGLQEEAPSLGKPVLVLRETTERPEAVTAGTAKLIGTRSSQILSSASDLLGNEANYQQMAEAINPFGDGKASSRIVEISRQYCFRSEDKYL, translated from the coding sequence ATGAAAAAAACTGTTTGTATAACATTAGGAACTCGTCCTGAAGCTATTAAATTAGCACCTGTAATTAAGTGTTTTCAAGAAGCTGAAGATTTTGACACCAAAGTAATTTTAACGGGGCAACATCGAGAAATGGTTAGTCAGGTGATGAAGTTATTTAACTTGAGTGCCACTGTTGACTTAGACATCATGCAGAAACAACAGAGTTTAAGTGATATTACCTGTCGCAGTTTGCAAGGTTTAGAAAAAATCTTTACAGAGATTAAACCAGACTTGGTGATTAGTCAAGGAGATACGACAACTGCTTTTTCTGCATCTTTAGCCTCCTTCTATCAACAAATTCCCGTAGGTCATGTGGAGGCAGGACTACGAACAGATAACATTTACAATCCTTTTCCAGAGGAAGCGAATCGCCGTTTAATTTCTCAAATCACTCAATTACATTTTGCCCCTACTACTTTGGCGGTGGAAAACTTGAAAAAATCAGGGGTAACAGGAGAAATTAACCTGACAGGAAATACTGTTATTGATGCCTTGTTATCCGTTGCACAAAAAAATCCTCGTTGTGATGTTGAAGGGTTAGACTGGGAAAAATATCGAGTTTTATTAGTGACGGTACATCGTAGGGAAAATTGGGGCGAACCTTTAAAAGACATCATCGCTGGTTTAAAGTTAATCTTGGCTCAATTTCCTGATACTGCTATTTTATTACCTTTACATCGTAATCCCATCGTGCGTGAACCCTTACAAAAAGAATTAGGCTCTCACGATCGAGTATTTTTAACCGATCCGTTAGATTACGAGGAGTTGGTAGGTGCTATTCAACGTAGTTATTTATTGTTAACTGATTCGGGTGGATTACAAGAAGAAGCTCCCAGTTTAGGAAAACCTGTTTTAGTGTTACGAGAAACTACGGAAAGACCCGAAGCTGTAACTGCTGGTACTGCTAAATTAATCGGAACTCGATCGAGCCAAATTTTATCATCAGCTAGTGATTTATTGGGCAATGAAGCTAATTATCAACAAATGGCAGAAGCCATTAATCCCTTTGGAGATGGTAAAGCATCGAGTCGTATTGTGGAAATTTCTAGGCAATATTGTTTTAGGAGTGAGGATAAATATTTATAA
- a CDS encoding orange carotenoid-binding protein has protein sequence MPFTIDSARTIFPQTLAADVVPATIARFTQLSAEDQLALIWFAYLEMGKTITIAAPGAASMILAESTLNEIKTMTPQQQSQVMCDLANRADTPICRTYAIWSANIKLGFWYQLGEFMEKGIVAPIPAGYTLSANANSVLEAIKKLESGQQITVLRNAVVDMGYDVKKLGDYTPIAEPVTPPQEISQRTKVSIQGVTNATVLNYMDNLNANDFDTLIELFLADGALQPPFKRPIVGKENILRFFKEECQNLKLIPQQGVTEPADGGFTQIKVTGKVQTPWFGGNVGMDIAWRFLLNPEGKIFFVAIDLLASPKELLNLIR, from the coding sequence ATGCCTTTTACTATTGACTCAGCTCGTACAATCTTTCCTCAAACCTTAGCGGCGGATGTAGTACCAGCTACGATCGCCAGATTCACTCAATTAAGTGCCGAAGATCAACTAGCATTAATTTGGTTTGCTTACCTTGAAATGGGCAAAACTATTACGATCGCAGCTCCGGGTGCTGCTAGTATGATATTAGCGGAATCTACCCTCAACGAAATCAAAACCATGACACCTCAACAGCAATCACAGGTAATGTGTGATTTAGCTAATCGTGCAGATACCCCTATTTGTCGTACTTATGCAATTTGGTCAGCCAATATCAAACTCGGTTTTTGGTATCAGTTAGGTGAATTTATGGAAAAAGGCATCGTTGCACCCATTCCCGCAGGTTATACCCTTTCTGCTAATGCCAACTCCGTTTTAGAAGCCATCAAAAAATTAGAATCTGGACAACAAATTACCGTACTTCGTAACGCCGTAGTTGACATGGGCTACGATGTCAAAAAACTCGGAGACTATACCCCCATTGCCGAGCCCGTTACTCCTCCTCAAGAAATTTCTCAGCGTACTAAAGTTTCCATCCAAGGTGTTACCAACGCTACAGTGCTCAATTATATGGACAATTTAAACGCTAACGATTTTGACACCTTAATCGAATTATTCCTTGCCGATGGAGCATTACAACCTCCCTTCAAACGTCCCATCGTCGGTAAAGAAAATATTTTACGTTTCTTCAAAGAAGAATGTCAAAACCTGAAACTAATTCCTCAACAGGGTGTAACTGAACCAGCAGACGGCGGTTTTACTCAAATTAAAGTAACAGGAAAAGTACAAACTCCTTGGTTTGGCGGTAATGTTGGCATGGATATTGCATGGCGTTTTCTCCTCAATCCTGAAGGTAAAATCTTCTTTGTTGCTATTGACTTATTAGCATCACCCAAAGAATTATTAAACTTAATCCGTTAG
- a CDS encoding DUF3082 domain-containing protein produces MTDTNDRSIEPQEENQEKITPFRCFTGASISAGLAVAAYLLTKSVILTYSTMPIKFNNQMAMSIASTVRTLIMGITTMATFLFVMVTVGLVALGIKLIIDNYKSVKSL; encoded by the coding sequence ATGACTGATACTAATGATCGATCGATCGAACCTCAAGAGGAAAATCAAGAGAAAATAACCCCTTTTCGTTGTTTTACGGGGGCTTCCATTTCTGCGGGATTAGCTGTTGCGGCTTATTTGTTGACAAAATCAGTGATTTTGACTTATAGCACCATGCCCATAAAATTTAATAATCAAATGGCAATGAGTATCGCCTCCACCGTGAGAACATTAATTATGGGTATTACCACTATGGCAACCTTTCTTTTTGTCATGGTGACAGTCGGTTTAGTGGCTTTGGGTATTAAGTTAATTATTGATAATTATAAGTCGGTTAAATCGCTTTAG